A window of Solanum stenotomum isolate F172 chromosome 3, ASM1918654v1, whole genome shotgun sequence contains these coding sequences:
- the LOC125858246 gene encoding glycerol kinase, whose protein sequence is MSDSEVFIGSIDQGTTSTRFIIYDRLARAVGSHQVEFTQFYPQAGWVEHDPMEIVESVRICMARALDKATANGHNVDSGLKAIGITNQRETTVVWSKSTGLPLYNAIVWMDARTSSICRKLEKELPGGRTHFVESCGLPISTYFSALKLLWLLDNVEGLNEAVKKGDAIFGTIDTWLIWNLTGGVENGLHVTDISNASRTMLMNLKTLEWDKSTLDTLGISAKMLPKIISNSEIIGNIAKGWPITGIPISGCLGDQHAAMVGQSCRKGEAKSTYGTGAFILLNTGEEVIKSNHGLLSTVAYKLGPKAPVNYALEGSIAIAGAAVQWLRDSLGIISSASEIEELASKVSSTGGVYFVPAFNGLFAPWWRDDARGICIGITRFTNKSHIARAVLESMCFQVKDVLDSMHKDAGKKDEAKSDKTEFLLRVDGGATVNNLLMQIQADLLGSSVVRPADIETTALGAAYAAGLAVGVYTEDEIFASGEKLKQATIFKPVLEEELRKKKADSWCRAVSRSFDLADLSL, encoded by the exons atgTCTGATTCAGAGGTGTTTATTGGTTCCATTGATCAAGGAACCACTAGTACTCGATTCATAATCTACGATCGTTTGGCTCGTGCTGTTGGATCTCACCAGGTTGAGTTCACTCAGTTTTATCCACAAGCAGG ATGGGTGGAACATGACCCAATGGAAATTGTTGAGAGTGTGAGGATCTGTATGGCAAGGGCTCTTGATAAGGCTACTGCTAATGGACATAACGTGGATAGTGGATTGAAAGCCATTGGTATTACAAATCAGAGAGAGACTACTGTTGTATGGAGCAAATCCACTGGCCTTCCTCTTTATAACGCCATTGTTTGGATGGATGCTCGTACCAGTTCTATTTGcag AAAATTGGAGAAAGAATTACCAGGGGGACGTACTCATTTTGTTGAGAGTTGTGGTTTGCCTATAAGCACTTATTTCAGTGCATTGAAGCTTCTGTGGCTGTTGGATAATGTGGAAGGGTTAAACGAAGCTGTTAAAAAAGGGGATGCCATCTTTGGAACTATCGACACCTGGTTAATTTGGAACCTAACAGGAGGTGTGGAGAATGGTTTACATGTCACTGATATCTCCAATGCTTCAAGAACTATGTTGATGAATCTTAAGACCCTTGAATGGGATAAGTCCACACTAGACACCTTAGGAATTTCTGCAAAGATGCTGCCAAAAATTATTAGCAATTCTGAGATTATTGGAAACATTGCTAAAGGATGGCCAATCACAGGAATCCCTATCTCGGGATGTCTTGGTGATCAGCATGCAGCAATGGTGGGTCAATCTTGCCGAAAAGGCGAGGCTAAAAGCACATATGGAACAGGAGCTTTCATACTTTTGAACACAGGTGAAGAGGTAATTAAGTCAAACCATGGGCTGCTAAGTACAGTAGCCTATAAGTTGGGACCAAAAGCCCCTGTCAATTATGCTTTAGAAGGCTCCATTGCCATTGCTGGTGCTGCGGTTCAGTGGCTAAGAGATAGTCTTGGCATTATCAGCTCTGCCAGCGAAATTGAGGAGTTGGCATCAAAAGTTTCCTCAACAGGAGGAGTTTATTTCGTTCCAGCATTTAATGGATTGTTTGCTCCGTGGTGGCGTGATGATGCTCGCGGGATTTGTATTGGTATAACTAGATTCACCAACAAGTCTCACATTGCTCGGGCAGTACTTGAAAGCATGTGTTTCCAGGTAAAAGACGTGCTTGATTCCATGCACAAGGATGCTGGAAAGAAAGATGAAGCTAAGAGTGACAAAACAGAATTCTTACTCCGTGTGGATGGTGGTGCTACGGTCAACAACCTTTTGATGCAAATTCAG GCTGACTTGTTGGGTAGTTCAGTTGTAAGACCAGCTGATATAGAAACAACAGCTCTTGGGGCAGCCTATGCTGCTGGATTAGCTGTTGGAGTCTACACAGAGGATGAGATATTTGCTTCTGGAGAAAAGCTGAAGCAAGCAACTATATTCAAACCTGtgttagaagaagaattgagGAAAAAGAAGGCGGATTCTTGGTGCCGAGCTGTTTCAAGATCATTTGACTTGGCTGATCTATCTCTATAA